From Methanobacterium congolense, one genomic window encodes:
- a CDS encoding phosphatase PAP2 family protein → MLESFIVSINHVDVALFYMINHGLQNTVFNVTMPLITNAGTDAFWLMVCVGLFIFGGEKGRNVAILGMIALLFGYVLSEFIKYEIARPRPYTVLSNVHLLTTMADYSFPSGHSVAAFTGCTILGVKYGHLFLFLLLAGVIAFSRVYIGVHYPFDVVFGALVGVFCALMVLHFEESILKAKNKIIHKLVE, encoded by the coding sequence ATGCTGGAAAGTTTTATAGTTTCAATAAACCACGTGGATGTGGCACTCTTTTACATGATAAACCACGGCCTTCAGAACACGGTTTTCAACGTTACAATGCCACTAATAACCAACGCAGGAACAGATGCCTTCTGGTTAATGGTCTGTGTTGGGCTTTTCATTTTTGGGGGAGAAAAGGGGAGGAATGTTGCTATTCTGGGCATGATTGCACTTTTATTTGGTTACGTCCTCTCTGAATTTATAAAATATGAAATTGCAAGACCCAGACCCTACACTGTTTTGAGTAACGTGCATCTTCTCACAACCATGGCTGACTACTCCTTTCCATCAGGTCATTCAGTTGCTGCCTTCACAGGCTGCACAATACTGGGTGTGAAGTACGGGCACCTCTTTCTGTTCCTGTTACTTGCAGGTGTCATTGCATTTTCAAGGGTTTACATAGGTGTGCACTATCCATTTGATGTGGTATTCGGTGCCCTTGTTGGGGTGTTCTGTGCCCTGATGGTGCTCCACTTTGAGGAGAGTATATTAAAGGCTAAGAACAAAATTATCCATAAATTGGTAGAGTGA
- a CDS encoding transglutaminase-like domain-containing protein: MYDGGISDSIKTYELGLNQNTQEYNVAKNPTTYAASYVYKKVKVVTKYKKKYRYHGKWKYKWVYKVKYVWKKYKVSSKSTSSSMSQYLKATKNCQSTSSTVKLLATSITKPVVYNVTTNVTNSTNSSTETSSSAETGTCSTVTCSTSSDSSSVNASENSSQVSYTLVTKNLSTYEKAEAIFNWARDKLEYQFYFNTRKGALGTLTSGSGNCCDLSHAIVALARSIGIPARYVYGSCKFSSGTMGHVWAQLYVNGRWYNADASNNMNSFGVIRNWNTNSWTLKGIYSQLPF, from the coding sequence ATGTATGATGGTGGAATATCTGATTCAATTAAAACCTATGAATTAGGATTGAATCAGAATACACAAGAATACAATGTGGCCAAAAATCCTACAACATATGCTGCAAGCTATGTTTATAAAAAGGTAAAAGTGGTAACCAAGTACAAAAAGAAATACAGGTATCATGGTAAATGGAAATACAAATGGGTATACAAAGTAAAATATGTTTGGAAAAAGTACAAAGTGAGTTCCAAATCAACAAGTTCTTCCATGAGTCAGTATCTCAAAGCTACCAAAAATTGTCAGTCAACATCTTCCACGGTGAAGTTGTTGGCCACTTCCATAACGAAACCTGTGGTGTACAACGTTACAACAAACGTGACAAACTCCACTAACTCCAGTACAGAAACATCTTCGTCGGCAGAAACAGGCACATGTTCAACTGTAACGTGTTCCACAAGTTCCGATTCAAGTTCAGTTAATGCTTCTGAAAACAGTTCACAGGTTAGTTATACCCTGGTGACAAAAAACCTTTCAACCTATGAAAAGGCAGAAGCAATATTCAACTGGGCAAGGGATAAACTTGAATACCAGTTTTACTTCAACACAAGAAAAGGAGCATTGGGAACCCTAACATCTGGAAGTGGAAACTGCTGTGATCTCTCACATGCAATCGTTGCCCTGGCTCGTTCAATTGGCATTCCGGCCCGTTACGTTTATGGATCCTGCAAGTTCTCAAGTGGAACCATGGGTCATGTTTGGGCTCAACTTTACGTGAATGGTCGATGGTACAATGCAGATGCATCAAACAACATGAATTCATTTGGAGTTATAAGAAATTGGAATACTAATTCCTGGACTTTGAAGGGAATATATAGTCAGTTACCATTTTAA
- the thsA gene encoding thermosome subunit alpha, whose protein sequence is MAQLGGQGQQVLILPEGTNRFLGRDAQRMNILAGKVLAETVRTTLGPKGMDKMLVDGLGDIVVTNDGVTILKEMDIEHPAAKMLVEVAKTQEDEVGDGTTTAVIIAGELLKKAEGLLDQDIHPTIVAMGYRQAAEKAQEILNVISIDADDRDTLLKVAMTAMTGKGTEKAREPLAELIVSAVKQVEENGEIDTDHIKIEKKDGASIEESALVNGVVIDKERVHPGMPKKIEDGKIALLNSAIEVKETEVDAEIRITDPAQMQAFIEQEEQMIRDMVDKIEDAGANVLFCQKGIDDLAQHYLAKAGIMAVRRVKKSDIEKLSRATGAKVVTNIEDLTFNDLGQAGSVAEKKVSGEDMIFVEECKDPKSVTLFVRGSTKHVVDEIERAVDDAIGVVASTAEDKQVVAGGGAAEISIAKGLKEYADTISGREQLAVAAFAEALEVVPKTLAENAGLDSIDSLVDLRAAHEKSIYMGLDVFKGEVRDMYRAGVIEPKRVKKQAIQSAAEAAEMILRIDDVIASSGAGKEPDMGGMEGMGGMPPMM, encoded by the coding sequence GTGGCACAGTTAGGCGGACAAGGCCAGCAAGTTTTAATATTACCCGAAGGCACAAACAGGTTCCTCGGAAGAGATGCTCAGAGAATGAACATATTAGCAGGTAAGGTACTTGCAGAAACAGTCAGAACAACATTAGGTCCTAAAGGAATGGACAAAATGCTTGTAGACGGATTAGGAGATATTGTTGTAACAAACGACGGTGTGACCATCCTTAAAGAAATGGACATCGAACACCCTGCAGCAAAAATGCTGGTTGAAGTTGCAAAAACCCAGGAAGATGAAGTGGGCGACGGAACAACAACAGCAGTCATAATAGCAGGAGAACTCCTCAAAAAAGCAGAAGGACTCCTCGATCAGGACATACACCCAACCATAGTTGCAATGGGATACAGACAGGCAGCTGAAAAAGCTCAGGAAATCCTCAACGTAATATCAATCGATGCAGACGACAGAGACACACTCCTGAAAGTTGCAATGACTGCAATGACAGGAAAAGGAACCGAAAAAGCCAGAGAACCATTAGCAGAACTCATAGTCAGTGCTGTTAAACAGGTTGAAGAGAACGGCGAAATAGACACCGACCACATAAAGATCGAGAAGAAAGACGGTGCATCCATCGAAGAATCAGCACTTGTCAACGGTGTTGTTATAGACAAGGAAAGGGTACACCCAGGAATGCCTAAGAAAATAGAGGACGGCAAAATCGCACTCCTCAACAGTGCAATAGAAGTCAAAGAAACAGAAGTTGACGCAGAAATCAGGATAACAGACCCAGCACAGATGCAGGCATTCATAGAACAGGAAGAACAGATGATCCGTGACATGGTTGACAAGATCGAAGATGCAGGAGCAAACGTTCTATTCTGTCAGAAAGGAATCGACGACCTTGCACAGCACTACCTTGCAAAGGCAGGAATCATGGCAGTCAGAAGGGTTAAAAAATCCGACATAGAAAAACTCTCAAGGGCAACCGGTGCAAAGGTTGTAACCAACATCGAAGACCTGACATTCAACGACCTTGGACAAGCAGGATCCGTTGCAGAGAAGAAAGTCTCAGGCGAAGACATGATCTTCGTTGAAGAATGTAAAGACCCTAAATCAGTCACACTCTTTGTCAGAGGCTCAACCAAACACGTTGTTGACGAAATCGAAAGGGCAGTAGACGATGCAATAGGTGTTGTAGCATCCACAGCAGAAGATAAACAGGTTGTAGCAGGCGGAGGTGCAGCAGAGATATCAATAGCAAAAGGCTTAAAAGAATACGCTGACACCATAAGCGGCAGGGAACAGCTTGCAGTAGCAGCATTTGCAGAAGCACTTGAAGTTGTACCAAAAACCTTGGCTGAAAACGCAGGACTCGACAGCATAGACTCCCTCGTGGACCTCAGGGCTGCACACGAAAAATCCATTTACATGGGACTTGACGTGTTCAAGGGCGAAGTACGCGACATGTACAGAGCCGGTGTAATCGAGCCAAAAAGGGTTAAAAAACAGGCAATCCAATCTGCAGCTGAAGCAGCTGAAATGATCCTCAGGATCGACGATGTTATAGCATCATCCGGTGCCGGAAAAGAGCCTGACATGGGCGGAATGGAAGGCATGGGCGGAATGCCCCCAATGATGTAA
- a CDS encoding DUF4350 domain-containing protein produces the protein MIEAKFKISPWILLTLILTFLILIPGACASQNPKVLFDETGPYGKYYTIYSIGPYGASSFANLLQENGMEVSRLTDPPVTSEKLKGYDVLIVMAPERNYTDSEINTIKDFVKNGGGLLLLGDNWGQEDGGESYAFNGLAKAFGVSYADKLVVVDTKHHILFSDYVNVVDVKPNTVNGNVSEFYYLKGTYLKNTGSSEVLASSDADSWADSYTLTEEGFSQNNGVKESEETSGPLPLVSAMDYGNGRVIFMGSVGSYVNSWIYRTNGWKLGLNYVNWLAKRPVPSEYDAAGLIPYSVADMEYRIALMVILTLAIILGIVMAARRYGNGFSGQIKTIKNWKYNALVAVNLLFAVGAVLIFIPPNTYLFDITNPDMYDPNFAYLIICVAALYLFFSGVVLYNLLARNRIIAEYSYMNMAILLFFAGLTFIFGDVFFIMDVEFYSIMGMALIIPLILNLMVIRNYGPDLVIEGKEFDRLKKISVKSLPYELQPHYTDSAYIGEGGFGRVFKATRKDGRDVAIKIPKSFDKRSEKTFITEVSNWIHLDHPNIVKLYDFKILPIPYIEMEFCEGKLEKGMKPLDEAISVVYEVAKGLEYAHTKNIIHGDVKLSNIMIKNGVHKISDWGLSKLKLAESVTLSGATPQYAAPEQISIEFGKADERTDIYQIGNVFYELLTGRLPFEGEISQIYNSILQTEPILPSKINSNAGPVEYIVMKCLSKIKDDRYPSMTELLKELQKHMSPDETNLFP, from the coding sequence GTGATTGAAGCTAAATTTAAAATTTCTCCATGGATATTACTTACCCTAATCCTCACATTTCTCATTTTAATTCCAGGTGCCTGTGCATCTCAGAATCCAAAGGTTTTATTCGATGAAACAGGCCCCTATGGAAAATATTACACCATATATTCAATTGGACCCTATGGAGCATCGAGTTTTGCAAATTTACTCCAGGAGAATGGTATGGAAGTTTCAAGGTTAACTGATCCGCCTGTAACTTCTGAAAAACTTAAAGGATATGACGTTTTAATAGTTATGGCTCCTGAGCGTAACTACACAGATTCAGAGATCAACACCATCAAAGACTTCGTTAAAAATGGTGGAGGATTACTCCTTTTAGGTGACAACTGGGGACAGGAGGATGGTGGCGAGAGTTACGCATTCAATGGTCTTGCAAAGGCTTTTGGGGTGAGTTATGCAGATAAACTTGTTGTGGTGGACACAAAACATCATATCCTATTCTCAGATTACGTGAATGTTGTGGATGTGAAACCCAACACTGTTAATGGAAATGTTTCGGAGTTCTATTACCTGAAGGGGACCTATCTAAAAAATACTGGTTCTTCAGAGGTTTTAGCAAGTTCAGATGCTGATTCCTGGGCTGATAGTTACACCCTAACAGAAGAGGGTTTCTCTCAGAACAACGGTGTGAAAGAATCCGAGGAAACATCCGGACCTCTCCCACTTGTCTCTGCAATGGATTACGGTAATGGAAGGGTGATCTTCATGGGTTCTGTGGGAAGCTACGTGAACTCATGGATCTACAGAACCAACGGATGGAAACTTGGTTTGAACTACGTGAACTGGCTCGCAAAACGCCCGGTTCCATCAGAATATGATGCTGCAGGTTTGATACCCTACTCAGTTGCAGATATGGAGTACAGAATAGCTTTGATGGTGATCTTAACCCTTGCAATTATCCTTGGAATTGTAATGGCAGCCCGAAGGTATGGAAATGGATTTTCAGGTCAGATAAAGACCATCAAAAACTGGAAGTACAATGCACTCGTTGCTGTTAACCTTCTTTTTGCAGTTGGAGCTGTTTTGATCTTCATCCCCCCAAATACGTACCTCTTCGATATTACTAATCCTGATATGTATGATCCTAACTTCGCATATCTCATTATTTGTGTTGCTGCCCTATATCTGTTCTTCAGCGGCGTGGTACTTTACAACCTACTGGCTAGAAATAGAATAATCGCAGAATATTCTTACATGAACATGGCCATTCTTCTATTCTTTGCAGGGCTAACTTTCATATTTGGAGATGTCTTCTTCATCATGGATGTGGAGTTCTACAGCATCATGGGCATGGCACTCATCATTCCCCTAATTTTGAACCTAATGGTAATAAGAAATTATGGACCAGACCTTGTGATTGAGGGTAAAGAGTTCGATAGGTTGAAGAAGATATCAGTAAAATCACTTCCATACGAACTTCAGCCACACTACACAGACTCTGCATACATAGGGGAAGGAGGTTTTGGACGTGTTTTTAAAGCAACCCGTAAAGATGGCAGGGACGTTGCCATAAAGATACCTAAAAGCTTTGATAAACGCTCCGAGAAGACGTTCATCACCGAAGTTTCAAACTGGATACATCTGGATCATCCCAACATAGTGAAGCTCTACGATTTCAAGATACTTCCAATTCCATACATAGAAATGGAATTTTGTGAGGGGAAACTTGAAAAGGGTATGAAACCCCTAGATGAAGCTATTTCCGTTGTTTATGAGGTTGCAAAGGGTTTGGAGTATGCACACACTAAAAATATCATCCATGGTGATGTTAAGCTGTCCAACATAATGATAAAAAATGGTGTACACAAGATATCTGACTGGGGACTGAGCAAACTCAAGTTAGCAGAATCAGTTACCCTATCTGGAGCCACTCCACAGTACGCTGCACCAGAACAGATATCAATTGAATTTGGAAAAGCAGATGAAAGAACTGACATTTATCAGATCGGAAATGTTTTTTATGAACTTTTAACAGGCAGATTACCATTTGAAGGTGAAATCTCCCAGATATATAATTCTATTCTTCAAACAGAACCAATTTTACCTTCTAAAATAAATTCAAATGCAGGTCCTGTTGAGTACATCGTTATGAAATGTCTAAGTAAGATTAAAGATGACAGATACCCCTCAATGACGGAACTTCTTAAGGAGCTTCAAAAACATATGTCACCTGATGAAACAAACCTTTTTCCTTAA
- a CDS encoding FliH/SctL family protein produces the protein MELDEKTKEYLEGYKSGYRDGFKQGMDEAMDRIATEIKERKRWP, from the coding sequence ATGGAGTTGGATGAAAAAACGAAGGAATACTTGGAAGGTTACAAGTCTGGTTACCGTGATGGTTTCAAGCAGGGCATGGATGAAGCAATGGACAGAATAGCAACTGAAATTAAGGAAAGGAAACGTTGGCCCTGA
- a CDS encoding M6 family metalloprotease domain-containing protein, protein MGSNILNQGALVMTINELTRDHPLERPYHPELQVKMRKTIKLMREGADPERYESQDVLDPRTLYILNERTEKFREHTFERPNLPRRSVVGEKRVLVLLVDFKDQPAKTEPEHFRELLFSKKSINGSLREYYNEVSWGQLDLTGDVNEWYRSKKDLSYYVDNMSGKGVYPKNSQKLVEDLLEDVKKTGDFEFSRYDNEGEGVIDLLMIIHAGEGAERTGSTQDMVSHQSRIQEPVDMDGFKVFNYCTVPELPSHDLGGFCHEFGHLLGLPDLYDMSRISPGIGDWCLMGLGSWNNDGKTPAHLSAWCKVELGWTVPTNLTGGPRAVKIPEVYSESRKIYRLWTNGLKGNEYFLVENRQKKGFDSHIPGEGLLIWHVDENSIYNTYPNIYPTNFRVALEQADGKSQLEKSKDNGGNTGDSGDIFPGELNTRTFDSNSNPSSRAYDGSESCVTITSISDPGDMMTALMGVSCDVDKVESIKELKHENAQECLEAFKSGYRSGYSDGFRERLGH, encoded by the coding sequence TTGGGATCAAACATTTTAAACCAAGGCGCCCTGGTGATGACCATCAATGAATTAACAAGGGATCATCCTCTGGAAAGGCCATATCACCCGGAGTTACAGGTTAAAATGAGAAAAACCATCAAATTAATGAGGGAAGGTGCAGATCCAGAGCGTTATGAATCTCAGGATGTTCTGGATCCAAGAACCCTCTACATCCTGAATGAACGGACTGAAAAGTTCCGCGAACACACCTTTGAAAGGCCCAATTTGCCACGAAGATCAGTTGTTGGTGAAAAAAGGGTACTTGTTCTCCTTGTTGACTTCAAGGACCAACCTGCAAAAACAGAACCCGAGCATTTCAGGGAGTTGCTCTTCAGTAAAAAATCCATTAACGGTAGTTTGAGGGAATACTACAACGAGGTATCATGGGGGCAGCTTGACCTAACCGGTGATGTAAATGAATGGTACAGATCTAAAAAAGATCTATCCTACTATGTGGATAACATGAGCGGTAAAGGAGTTTACCCCAAAAATTCCCAGAAACTGGTTGAAGATCTTTTGGAGGATGTGAAAAAAACTGGGGACTTTGAATTTTCACGTTACGACAACGAGGGGGAGGGTGTTATTGACCTTCTCATGATCATACATGCTGGTGAGGGTGCAGAGAGAACAGGTTCAACCCAGGATATGGTGTCACATCAAAGCCGCATCCAGGAACCAGTTGATATGGATGGTTTTAAGGTTTTTAACTACTGTACGGTTCCAGAACTTCCATCTCACGATCTCGGAGGCTTCTGCCATGAGTTCGGTCATCTACTGGGACTTCCAGATCTCTACGATATGAGCAGGATATCTCCAGGTATCGGTGACTGGTGCCTCATGGGCCTTGGTAGCTGGAACAACGATGGAAAAACACCTGCACATCTCAGTGCATGGTGCAAGGTTGAACTGGGATGGACGGTTCCAACCAACCTTACAGGAGGCCCCAGAGCTGTGAAGATACCTGAGGTCTACAGTGAATCCCGGAAGATCTACAGGCTATGGACAAATGGCTTGAAAGGTAATGAATACTTTTTAGTTGAGAACCGGCAGAAAAAAGGTTTCGATAGTCACATACCTGGAGAGGGACTTTTGATATGGCATGTGGATGAAAACAGCATTTACAATACTTACCCCAACATCTACCCAACGAATTTTCGCGTTGCACTGGAACAGGCAGATGGAAAAAGCCAGTTAGAAAAATCCAAGGATAACGGTGGTAACACAGGTGATTCAGGGGATATTTTTCCAGGTGAACTCAACACAAGAACCTTCGATTCCAACTCAAATCCAAGCAGCAGGGCCTATGATGGAAGTGAAAGCTGTGTTACCATCACATCAATCAGTGATCCTGGGGACATGATGACAGCTTTAATGGGGGTTTCTTGTGATGTTGACAAAGTAGAGTCCATAAAAGAATTGAAACATGAAAATGCACAAGAATGTTTGGAAGCTTTCAAGTCAGGTTACAGATCAGGCTACTCCGATGGCTTCAGGGAACGTTTGGGCCATTGA
- the acs gene encoding acetate--CoA ligase: protein MRRDTDVLLDEKRIFKPSVETVERAHVKNWETELEKGKDFKKYWAEKAEQFEWFQQWDEVLDESNKPFYKWFVNGKINLTYNAVDRWLDTDKRNQVAILYTNERGHERKITYYELYREVNKLANAFKNLGVKKGDRVSMYLPMCPELLISMLACARIGAIHSVVYSGLSVGAFVERVNDAKAKVLLTADGTFRRGKVIDLKKISDEAILQCPSVETVIVVKHTGTPIEISELSGREIFYERLIEGEPAECDPEPMDSEDPLFILYTSGSTGKPKGVLHTTAGYMVGVATTTKYIFDIHNDDLWWCTGDIGWITGHSYAIYGPLLLGTTTLIYEGAPDYPDPGVWWSIIEKYGVTKFYTAPTAIRHLMRFGSKYTRLYNLSSLRILGTVGEPINPEAWMWFYKNIGKEKAPIMDTWWQTETGMHLISPLPSAPLKPGSATMAFPGIDADIVDEDGNSVPLGKGGYLVIKNPWPSMFRTLYKDEQRFQDVYWNQIPGVYKAGDMARKDEDGYFWIQGRSDDVLKIAGHRVGTAEVESAFVSHPAVAEAAVIGKADPVKGQVIKAFLILKEGYQLKTKLIEDLKKHVRYELGPVAVLGEIEQVETLPKTRSGKIMRRVLRARESGEDVGDTSTLEE, encoded by the coding sequence ATGAGGCGCGATACAGATGTCCTTTTGGATGAAAAACGTATATTTAAACCTAGTGTAGAAACCGTTGAAAGGGCACATGTGAAAAACTGGGAAACCGAACTTGAAAAGGGAAAGGACTTCAAAAAGTACTGGGCTGAAAAGGCAGAACAGTTCGAATGGTTCCAGCAGTGGGATGAAGTACTTGATGAAAGCAACAAACCCTTCTACAAATGGTTCGTCAACGGAAAGATAAACCTTACCTACAACGCCGTGGACAGATGGCTTGATACAGATAAAAGGAATCAGGTGGCCATACTTTACACCAACGAGAGGGGACATGAAAGAAAGATAACCTACTACGAACTTTACAGGGAGGTCAACAAACTCGCCAATGCATTCAAAAATCTTGGCGTTAAAAAGGGAGACAGGGTATCCATGTACCTTCCAATGTGCCCTGAACTCCTGATCTCAATGCTTGCATGTGCAAGGATAGGTGCAATACACAGCGTTGTTTACTCAGGTCTGAGTGTTGGAGCATTTGTTGAACGTGTAAACGATGCCAAGGCCAAGGTTCTCTTAACTGCAGATGGAACCTTCAGAAGGGGAAAGGTCATAGACCTCAAGAAAATATCAGATGAAGCAATTCTCCAGTGCCCATCTGTAGAAACGGTTATTGTGGTTAAACACACAGGAACGCCAATAGAAATCTCAGAACTCAGTGGAAGAGAGATATTCTATGAACGACTCATAGAGGGGGAACCAGCAGAATGCGATCCTGAACCAATGGACTCCGAAGACCCACTCTTCATACTCTACACATCAGGAAGCACAGGAAAACCAAAGGGAGTTCTCCACACAACAGCGGGGTACATGGTTGGAGTTGCAACCACCACCAAATATATATTCGACATACACAACGATGATCTCTGGTGGTGCACAGGGGACATAGGATGGATCACAGGACACAGCTACGCAATATACGGACCACTGCTCCTTGGAACCACAACCCTAATCTACGAGGGAGCACCTGACTATCCAGACCCAGGTGTATGGTGGAGTATCATTGAGAAGTATGGTGTAACCAAATTTTACACAGCACCAACAGCTATAAGACATCTTATGAGGTTTGGAAGCAAATACACACGCCTTTACAATCTATCCTCACTCCGGATACTTGGAACGGTTGGAGAACCAATAAACCCAGAAGCATGGATGTGGTTCTACAAAAACATTGGAAAGGAAAAGGCACCCATAATGGACACATGGTGGCAAACAGAAACCGGAATGCACCTCATATCTCCGTTACCTTCAGCCCCATTAAAACCAGGTTCAGCAACCATGGCATTCCCAGGTATAGATGCAGATATAGTGGATGAAGATGGAAACTCAGTACCCCTTGGAAAGGGAGGCTATTTGGTCATAAAAAATCCATGGCCATCCATGTTCAGAACACTCTACAAAGATGAGCAGAGATTCCAAGATGTTTACTGGAACCAGATACCTGGTGTCTACAAGGCAGGGGACATGGCACGTAAGGATGAAGATGGATACTTCTGGATACAGGGAAGATCCGATGACGTCCTGAAAATTGCAGGTCACAGGGTAGGTACGGCAGAGGTTGAATCCGCATTCGTAAGCCACCCTGCAGTTGCAGAGGCAGCAGTCATAGGAAAAGCAGATCCAGTTAAAGGACAGGTGATAAAAGCCTTTTTAATCCTTAAAGAAGGATACCAGCTTAAAACAAAACTCATAGAAGACCTGAAAAAACACGTTAGATATGAACTTGGACCAGTTGCAGTTCTTGGAGAAATTGAACAGGTTGAAACCCTCCCAAAAACCAGAAGCGGAAAGATCATGCGGAGGGTTCTCAGAGCACGGGAAAGTGGAGAAGATGTTGGAGACACATCCACCCTAGAAGAATAA
- a CDS encoding acetate uptake transporter yields MAEKEEKAVELRDITANPAPLGLLGFGLTTVLLNFHNAGFYPLNSMVLSMGFAYGGIAQIMAAWMEYKKGNTFGLVAFGSYGLFWWSLVLLLMIPQTTFFNMAGKSPVQAADSTSLAAYFFMWGLFTMVMFFATLKKGRGLQVVFISLAVLFFLLTAGEITGIKTITVIAGYEGIFTGLSAVYVGLAEVINGEYGRKVLPV; encoded by the coding sequence ATGGCTGAAAAAGAAGAAAAGGCAGTAGAACTCAGGGATATAACTGCAAACCCTGCACCATTGGGACTACTTGGATTTGGACTTACAACGGTGCTTCTGAACTTCCACAATGCAGGGTTCTATCCCCTGAACAGCATGGTACTGTCAATGGGATTTGCCTATGGAGGAATAGCCCAGATAATGGCAGCTTGGATGGAGTACAAAAAGGGCAACACCTTTGGACTGGTGGCCTTTGGATCTTACGGCCTCTTCTGGTGGTCACTTGTCCTTCTCCTCATGATACCCCAGACAACCTTCTTCAACATGGCTGGAAAATCACCGGTTCAGGCAGCAGACTCCACCTCCCTTGCAGCATACTTCTTCATGTGGGGCCTCTTTACCATGGTGATGTTCTTCGCAACACTGAAAAAAGGAAGAGGATTACAAGTAGTATTCATAAGCCTTGCAGTGCTGTTTTTCTTACTCACAGCAGGGGAAATCACAGGTATAAAAACCATAACAGTGATCGCAGGTTACGAGGGTATATTCACAGGGCTCAGTGCAGTTTACGTTGGACTTGCAGAGGTTATAAATGGAGAGTACGGTAGGAAGGTTCTTCCAGTGTAA
- a CDS encoding FAD-dependent oxidoreductase: MKDVIVVGSGAGGATVARELSKKGVNVTLIEKGPFVKPKKAYEHYENSDVGVELLKTACVGGTTMVTAGNAVRTCQKRLKKFGINLEEEFHEAELEMGVGTLPDSHFGEGTLKIMAAAESLGINVQKMPKSINPNSCKPCGKCAFGCPKDAKWTSLEYIEDAKKSGTRVVENTEVTELIIEDGEVKGVRSREKEFYADEVVLAPGAVETPRILRRAGLDAGDNFFVDTFVTVGGILKGVEFNKEVQMNALIKKSDDVILAPHFSEILVEKLSSHGARTRDIIGLMVKIKDETSGKIREGSVVKYSTANDVALLAEGSALAGSILTEVGVDPNTLKSTHARGAHPGGTAAVGSVVDKNLETEISGLFVADASVLPEAPGAPPVLTIVALAKRLGKYLGQN; this comes from the coding sequence ATGAAAGATGTTATTGTAGTGGGATCTGGTGCTGGTGGAGCAACCGTTGCCAGGGAGCTATCTAAAAAAGGTGTAAATGTTACATTAATTGAAAAAGGACCCTTTGTTAAACCTAAAAAGGCTTACGAACACTACGAAAATTCAGATGTTGGGGTTGAACTCCTGAAAACTGCTTGTGTTGGTGGAACAACCATGGTAACTGCAGGAAATGCAGTTAGAACCTGCCAGAAGAGGCTGAAAAAGTTTGGAATCAACCTTGAAGAGGAGTTTCATGAAGCTGAACTTGAGATGGGTGTTGGAACTCTCCCAGACAGTCACTTCGGTGAGGGTACACTGAAGATAATGGCTGCAGCAGAATCTCTGGGAATAAATGTCCAGAAAATGCCTAAATCAATAAATCCCAATTCATGCAAACCCTGCGGTAAATGTGCCTTTGGATGTCCAAAGGATGCTAAATGGACAAGCCTTGAATATATTGAGGATGCAAAGAAATCAGGTACAAGGGTGGTTGAGAACACAGAGGTCACAGAACTGATCATTGAAGATGGTGAAGTTAAGGGTGTTAGAAGCCGTGAAAAAGAGTTCTACGCAGATGAGGTTGTTTTAGCTCCAGGTGCAGTTGAAACACCACGTATTTTGAGAAGAGCTGGACTCGATGCAGGTGATAATTTCTTCGTTGACACCTTCGTGACTGTTGGAGGTATTCTGAAGGGTGTGGAGTTCAACAAGGAGGTTCAGATGAACGCTCTCATTAAAAAATCTGATGACGTTATCCTGGCCCCCCACTTCTCTGAGATACTGGTTGAAAAGCTCAGTTCCCATGGTGCCCGGACCAGGGACATAATCGGACTGATGGTCAAAATAAAGGACGAAACTTCAGGTAAGATCCGGGAAGGTTCTGTAGTCAAGTACAGCACTGCAAACGATGTGGCCCTTCTAGCAGAGGGTTCGGCACTTGCAGGTTCCATACTCACGGAGGTTGGTGTTGATCCAAACACATTAAAATCAACCCATGCACGTGGAGCCCATCCCGGTGGAACAGCTGCAGTTGGTTCAGTTGTTGATAAAAATCTTGAAACAGAAATTTCAGGGCTCTTCGTTGCAGATGCAAGTGTTCTGCCTGAAGCTCCTGGAGCACCACCTGTACTGACCATAGTGGCCCTTGCAAAGAGGTTGGGTAAGTATTTGGGTCAGAATTAG